The DNA segment CCAGTCCAAGGCGGGTAAAAAGCTGGCTAAGAAGGAGTGCAATAACCCGGTCGAACAGCACTGGGCGCTGGGTAAGACCCTGGGTGTGAATGGCACACCTGCCATATTTCTACAAAGCGGTGATATGCTGCCAGGCTATATTCCGGCGCAGCGTTTGAGCAAAATTTTAACAGAGTTGGATAAGAATCGATCACAGAAGTGAAAAATTACCCATATTTTTGGGTTTGCTTCAGGAATCAATAAGTATTTAATGGTAGTTTAATCCTGGGGCCTGTTAACACAACTACCCTCTACCGCTACATTTCGGGAGTCAGCTTGAAGTTAGACGTGGCAATGCGTACCGACAAAGGGGTGGTACGGGAGCAGAATGAGGATGCTGTTGGCGGGGATCCTGATGCAGGTTTGTTGATACTTGCAGATGGCATGGGAGGCGCCAACGCCGGTGAGGTGGCCAGCAGCCTGACGGTCGAGATGCTGATGAGTCAATTGGCCGGCTTGGGTAAAGCTGATGATGGGGTTTCATGGCGAGAGCATCTGCTGAATGCGATACAGGATGTAAATCAGGCGATACAGGAGCTATCCCAGCAAGTATCGGAGTACCAGGGTATGGGGACGACCCTGGTGGTCGGATTGTTCACCGAGCACAGCCTGCTGTATGCCCATGTTGGTGATTCCAGGCTCTATCGCCTGCGGGCCGGTGTATTTGAGCAGATGACCACAGACCATACAATGATTCAGGAGATGGTCAATCTAGGGGATTTTGCTAGCATTGAACAAGCACTCATGGCGGGTGTGCCGACCAATGTATTGTCACGGGCCATAGGCTCTGAAGAGATAGTGGACATCGACCTGAGTGAGACTGAGCTTGATATCGATGATCTCTACCTGTTTTGCAGCGATGGCCTTACAGGCATGATGACGGATGATGAAATCCAAAGTATCCTTGAGAACAGAAACCTCGATTTAATGCAGCAGGCCGATGAACTTGTGGATTTTGCCTGTAGGATGGGAGGGGTGGACAACATTACCGTGATTCTGGCCCGCACCATGGCGGGCGATAGTTAAGTGAGTATTTAGACAATGGTACTTGGGTAGATAGCTTTATGGAAAAGCTCGTAGTTATGGGTGGCGATGAGTCACCACAAGAGTTTCCACTTTATGGCAAGCGCATGTTGATCGGGCGCGACGAGACTTGTGAGGTCTGTCTCAAGGATCGTTCGGTCAGTCGCCACCATGCCACACTGCTAAAGGTGTTCAGTGGTTATTCCATTGAGGATGAGCAGAGCACCAACGGTACTCGCGTAAACGGCAACACGGTCACTAAACGCTTCTTGAAGCACGGTGATCTGATCGAGGTTGGCAAATATCATCTCAGGTTTATCGCTCAAGCGGCACCGCAAGACATGGATGATCCTGATCGAACCGTGGTATTGCGTCCACGTGTGGCCACACCTGTAGAAGCTGCGACCCCTGAGGTTGCAGTGGCTCCATCGATCAGCGATGGATCAAGTCCACAATTCGCCGTGAATGCAATTTCCTCCCCACAAACCAATGAAAACATTGATACCGAGATCCCGATAGAGGATCGGGCCAGGGTCCGCTACCTTAGTGGTGATAACAAGGGTGAGGTGAAAGTGGTCGATCGGGCCTTTTTCAGTGTCGGCAATCCCGGTGGAGATCTGGTTTTGATCAACCAGCGTCATTCAGGCTATTTTTTACTCAAGGTGGGAGGCGATCACCCACCCATGATCAATGGCCAACCGATCAAAGCGGGTGGTGTGGAACTGCATGACGGTGACCGCATCGATCTGGGCGACCTGTCGCTGGAGTTTCTCAGCTAACCAATCAAAGCTACCACGACTGACTTAGGGAGTGGCTTCGCCGCCCACTGACTAGAGTGCGCGGTTGGTATGCCTATAGTTGCTGCTCAATAGTGATGTCAGCCGCATACAGGCAGCGAAATTGGCGGTGTCTTCAAGCATGCCGTGCATGATCACACCCTCCAGCAGATCTTTACCGTCCCATTTCGGTTGTATCAAGTTGGAGAGTAACCGACTCTTCTGAGGCTCAAGCCGATCGAAGATCAACGCGCTACCCCAATTATCGACACGGATGACCCTGGCTGAAAGCTCCAGGTACTCTCCTGCCCCCGGCCTTTTGATAGAAAGCTGGTAGTTACCATCAATCTTGGCTGAGGTCGGGCATGTTATGAAGAGGCCCGATTCGCTTAGATCCTTGATGATGCACGCCTGTCCAGCACCACCGGCCTTGGATGAGAGCGTCACCGGGAGTGAAGTTTTCCTTCTAGGGCTTCTTCGCGCGTCCAATGTCATGCCCCTGTAATAATTATGTCTTATTAAATGTAGGCAGACGTTCTATCGCTTTGTATTAGGATTGATACCTATATTGTTCAGGGTTTTACCGATTGTTGTGGAGACAGGGCTCAATCCTTGAGTCGAAAACCGATATCGATGGTGACCTGCCAGTGGGCCACCTGGCCGTTATCGATATGCCCACGGGTTTCGACGACCTCAAACCAGTTCATGTTCTCGATGGTCTCACCCGCACGCGCAATGGCATTGCGAATGGCATCGTCGGTGCTGGTCTGGGATGAACCTACCAGCTGAATCTTCTTGTAGACATGATCGGACATAAAAAACCTCCAGGTTTTTTTTAATTTTGAATGTTGAATTTGAATTATGAATTTATGTGTAATTCAAAATTACTCTTCAAGTTTTTCTTTCAATCGATACAACGCCTCCAGCGCCTCACGTGGGGTCAGCTCATCGGGCTCGATTTCAATCAACAGCTGTTCAACTGCTGATGCTTGAGGGCACTCGGGCTCAGTAACGAACAGGGGAAGCTGGCTCTGTTGCTGCTCGGCATGGCGCTGGGCGCTGGCCTCCAACTCCAACAGGCGCTGTCGTGCCCTGATAATCACCGGTTTCGGAACCCCTGCCAGGGTGGCCACCTGAAGACCATAACTCTGGTTGGCCGGTCCCTCCCGCACCGCGTGCAAGAAGACAATGCTATCTCCATGTTCCACCGCATCCAGGTGCAGGTTGCTGATGCCGGGATACTCCTCCGGCAGGGTGGTGAGTTCGAAGTAGTGGGTGGCGAAGAGAGTGTAGGCGCCCAGGCAGGTGGCCAGTTCCACCGCACAGGACCAGGCCAGGGAGAGGCCGTCGAAGGTGGAGGTGCCGCGCCCAATCTCATCCATCAGCACCAGGCTCTGGGCTGTGGCGTTGTGCAGGATATTGGCGGTCTCCTCCATCTCCACCATGAAGGTGGAACGCCCCCCGGCCAGGTCGTCGGAGGCACCGATACGGGAGAAGATGCGGTCGATGGGTCCGATCCGCGCCGATGCGGCGGGCACGAAGCTGCCGCTATATGCGAGCAGGACGATGAGGGCGATCTGGCGCATGAAGGTGGATTTGCCGCCCATGTTGGGGCCGGTGATGATCAGCATCCGCTGCTGGTCATCAAGGCTGACACTGTTGGCGACGAAGGGATCGCTGCTGACCTGTTCCACCACCGGGTGGCGGCCATCGCTGATCTGCAGCCCCGGCTCCTCCGTCATCAGCGGGCAGACCAGGTTCAGGCTTTGGGCCCGCTCCGCCAGGTTGCACAGCACATCCAGTTGGGCCAGCCCTTCGGCGCACTGCTGCAGTGGTGGCAGCTCCTCGCAGAGTTGATCGAGCAGCCTTTCGTAAAGATACTTCTCCCTGGCCAGGGATCGCTCCCGGGCGCTCAGCACCTGATCCTCGAATTTCTTCAACTCCGGGGTGATGAAGCGCTCCGCCCCCTTCAGGGTCTGGCGGCGGATGTAGTCGTCCGGTGCCTTGTCAGACTGGCCGCGACTGATCTCTATGTAGTAACCATGGACCCGGTTGTAGCTCACCTTGAGGGTGGATATGCCGGTGCGCTCCCGTTCGCGGCTCTCCAGATCGAGGAGGAATTGATCCGCATTCTGAGAGAGGGCGCGCAGCTCATCCAGCTCCGTGTCATATCCCTGGGCGATGACCCCGCCGTCGCGGATCAGCATCGGTGGCTGTTCGATGATGGCTCCGTTGAGGAGCTGGTGAATGGTTGGGTGTTCGCCGATCTGTTGTGCCAGGGCGGGTGTCAGGGGACTGTCGAGTTGCGCCAGCAGGGGCTGCAGTTGGGGCAGGGTGCCCAGGGCCTCCCGCAGGGTGGCCAGATCCCGAGGGCGGGCGCTTTTCAAGGCCACGCGGGCGAGGATGCGCTCGATGTCGCCGATGCCCTGCAGGATCTCCTGCAGCTCGTTGTAGAGACGGGAGGCCAGCAGGACCTCGATGGTGGCATGGCGCCGGGCCACCGCCTCCCTTTGCCGCAGCGGCTGGCTGATCCAACGCCGCAGCATGCGGCTGCCCATGGCGGTGACGGTACGGTCCATGATCCCCGCCAGGGTGTATTGAGGTTGATTCGACAGGGAGTGGACCAGCTCCAGGTTGCGCCGGGTCGAGGCATCGATGATCACGCTCTGCTCCCGATATTCCACCCGCATGCCTCGGATGTGGGGCAGGGCGCCGAACTGGGTCTCCTCCACATACTGCAACAGACAACCGGCGGCGGCCACCGCCAGGGGGTGGTCCTGACAACCGAAGCCACCCAGGTCCCGGGTGCCGAACTGCCGGCTTAACAGTTTTTCCGCAGAATCGAGATCAAAATGCCAGGCAGGTCGTCGGGTCACACCCTTGAGCCGGGTGAGGGTCTCAGGGAGGTTGGAGTCCTCGTCGAGCAGGATCTCCGCCGGGCTGAGGCGTTCGAGTTCACCACTCAATGCCTCCAGACCCTTGAGCTGCTGAACGGTGAAGCGGCCGCTGGCCAGATCCAGGGCCGCCAGCCCATAGCCATCGGCCTCGTTGATCGCCAGCAGCAGATTTTCCTGTCGTTCCTCCAGCAGCGCCTCGTCGGTGAGGGTGCCTGGGGTGACGATGCGCACCACCTTGCGCTCCACCGGCCCCTTGCTGGTGGCCGGATCACCGATCTGCTCACAGATCGCCACCGACTCCCCCTGTTTTACCAGGCGCGCCAGGTAGCCCTCGGCAGCGTGGTAGGGGACTCCCGCCATGGGGATCGGCTTGCCCGCCGACTGGCCCCGCTTGGTGAGGGTGATATCGAGCAGTCGCGCCGCCTTTTCCGCATCGGCAAAGAAGAGCTCATAGAAATCCCCCATGCGGTAGAAGACCAGCTTGTCGGGATGCTCCCCCTTGATGCCCAGGTACTGTTGCATCATCGGGGTGTGCTGGGACGATTTTGCGGCTTTGGCCATCAGACAGGGTGGGACTATTCGAAGGTGTAGTGTTTTTCCACGTCTTTGAGGATCTCCCAGGTGCACTTCATGCCCGCCGGGAAGGTGATCAGATCGCCGCGGCCGAATTCCTGGGGCTCGCCCCCCTCCGGGGTGACGATGAACTTACCGCGCAGGATGTAGCAGGTCTCGGTCTGGGTGTACTCCCAGTCGAACTTGGAGACCTCCTTCTCCCAGATCGGCCAGTCGTAGACCCCTTGGATTTCCAGCTTCATGGAGGAGGGGCGGTGTTCGCAGAGTATCTTTTGATCAGTCATGTTGTCCGTTTCGTTATGTTTTGGTGAGATGCCGGCAACAGGTGTGCGGCGAGAAATCAGACAGCAGAGTTTAACCCGAAAGGGTGTGGAGGTTAACACGAGATGTTATCGGTGCGGCGAGCCGCACCCTACGGGACTTACAATCCGTTGCCACGATTCAAGATCGAGATACATTCCGGGTAGGCGTAGATTCTGTCATGCCGTTTCCTGGTGAGTTCATCAATCATTTTCAACTCTGCCAGCTTCTGCAGGCCTGACTGAATGGTGGCTGGGGCCAGACCGGTCTCTTTCTGTAACCAGACAGCTACTGCGATGGGGCGTTGAACCAGTCGTGATCACTATTTCAAGTAGTACGTTAAATTGAAATAGTGCGCAATAAATGAACAATCAATGAAATAGAGTACTTGCTCTACATCCCACGCTCCTGAGCGGAAATAGCTATCACTTACCTACAAACTTAACGATCTGACTGATCTCAATAGGATTTGCGTGTTGTCGATCAATTCATGCAACAAAGCCTCATCTTGCTCTAGATAACCCCCATATTCAGCTCGGTTGCGTCTGTCGTGGCAAAGCGAGAAGGTCCTGATCTGACTTTTACTGATGTTACAAGTGTGAGCCAAACACTGAAAAACCAAATAGCGTTTATCAGTACGGTAGCCGGCGGATCTTAGTGCGGCCAGGGCTAAACCATGGGCGGCGTTGTAGGCTAAATCGAATCGGCTGGCATAGGAGAGATCGGTATTTTCTGCATCGGTGAGTCGATCAACAGCTGATTGCACAAGTCCATTAAACTCAAGCTTGTCTGCTGGTTCCTTATGCAGTGCCTTGGTCTTGTAGAGGTTCTCCAAAGTCATTGATTACTCCTTTAATCATCAGTTTGGGTTGTTTCATAACCCGTTCCAGAAAGCCGCTTCCCTGCAGCAATTTTGAATTGAACTCAGAGAGGGTATAGATCGTCGGATTGATGGTTCGTTGCAGTGAAGACTCTACGGGTAGAAGAAGCTCTACAACATCGCTATAGGTCAGGTCACCCACCAACATCAGATCCAGATCACTGGATTGTGATTCTTCCAGTTTGGCCATTGAACCATAGACGAATGCCAAGCTGATTTGGGAGTCCTGAGGCATTAGTGCCTGCCGAATCACATCTGCCATGCCAAAGGTTTTTCTGACAATATTCAGCAGATCCGGATAGATCGGATTTTCGGCATTCGCTTGGTAGTGAAGCTGATTGCCCGTTCGTGAAGAGAGCAACAAGCCGGCGCCTGTCATACGTTCAAGTTCGCGACGCACAGTCCCGCGTCCCATATCAGCCCAGCGGACGATTTCATTTGCGTAGAAACTCTTGTCAGGTGTGCCGTAGAGCAGGCTAAGTACTCGTTGCTGGGTTTTGGTGAAAAGGGCGTCGCCGATAGAGGTGGGTTGCATGTGAATTCCTAGAAAAGACCCATATGGGGTACTATAGGACCTAATATGGGTCATATCAAGTTCTGGGTGGGAATGTACACCACTCTATTGCTTCCCTATTCTGGTCTATTCAGGCCACTGAATGCGTTGCCATAAATGGCTCAATCGCACACCTTTTGCAGGATTGAGCCAAACAGCATAGGCCACCCGGCCGCCCAGGTGGGCCCTGAAATCGGCAACACCTTCCCGGTTCTGACTTTCCGGGGCATGATGAATGCAATTGTGGAGTATGGCCTTCAATCGATCGAACTCCTTGCGGGGCAGGTTGGGCTTGCTGTTGACCACTGTGCCGGCAAGTCGCTGGGACTGGGCCTGTGTGCGCAGCCGTGTCTTACGCTGGTTGATCTCAAAGCCCTCTTCCAGGGCGATGGCGCCGATCAGGCCCTGCAGAAAAGGGGCAAGCCGCAGCAGACTTCTGTCGCCGGAGAAGGCGAGGTCATCCGCGTAGCGGGAGTAGTCCAGGCCAAACCGATCCGCAACCCCCTGCAGACGGCAATCGAAGCGCCAGGCGCAGAGATTGGCCAGGGCCGGGGAGCTGGGCGCCCCCTGGGGCAGATGCTTGTCGGTCAGGCGCTTGCGTCTCTGCCAGGGAAGGCTTTCGAAGGCATCACCTGCCAGTGCCGCGGAGGTTGTATGGGTGGTCAAGCCCTGCAACAGCCAGGCGACATTGGCGGGATAGCCCACTCGTCGGAAGAGGGCGTCGATGCGGGCCACCGGTACGCTGTGAAAGAAGTCCTTGAGATCCAACCGCAGCAGAACCGGTTTGCCCAGGTGTGATGCAACAAAGCTACGGGTGGAGCGGCCACGGCAGAAGCCATGGGCAGCAGGATGGGGCGGCAGGCGATTGAGAATCTCCCCCAGGATCCGGCGCTGGATCGCCTTGATACGGGGTTTGGGGATCTCGATCAGGCGCAACTCACCGGAGCGTTTCTCGATCCACCGGTAGCGGTAGTGGTGCAGCCTGGACTCCTTGACTTTGCACTGGCGTCGTTCAAGATCGGCGAACCAGGCCAACTCATGATCGAACAGCCCCAGCCATTCGGCCAGATCCTTTCGCGTCTCCAGGGGGGGCAGGGGCAGGGTGACCAGTCTCTCCGGCGGCCGGCCCATGCGCGGGGGATCGAGCACCAGTCTTGGAGGTTTCGCATCCGGACTGGCAAAGCGTTGTTGCAATGACACCTCATTGGCAAGAAACGCCATCAGCCTTTGCCGGCTTGGCGGCTGTCCCGCCTCGAAGTGAAACAGCAGACGCGAAGCCAGTTGAGCGGCATCGGACGAGCTGCACTCGAGCGCTTGTTCGAGTCGCTCAATCAGGCCGGGTTTGTCCCAGGCGCCTGCGAGCACAGAGAGAGCCAACAGACGCAGGTTGGTCGTAAGACTGGACAATCCATTCCCCATCAAATTGTAGGCGTCCCATATCCGGAAGACCTTATTGTTAATGAAGTGCGACCGACCTCCGACCTGCTCGTCGGGCCTGTACTGTACTGCGTGAAGCGCAGTGCCGTACCGGCAATGAAATGTCAGCTGTAACGCCACCCCGGGGTAGCCCCGGAGTCTTCCACGAGTTTGCGTGCAAATCTCGTGGAACCGCTCGGAGCGCCGGCCGCAGGATCATGTTGGAAATAATAAGTACTGAAGTCAAGCCATACCACAGAGACAAGCGTAGGGTGCGGCTTGCCGCACCGTTATCCCTTGACGATCGCTTCAATCCTCTCGATAACCAAACCAACACGTGCCTGGCTGGCCTGATCCCCTGGCATATGACCAGAGAGTGCAGTAATGAATCTGGTATCTCCGAGTAATTGACTGTATCGGTTACGAATATCATCAATCAGTTCTTGATCAGCAGTCTGTACTTCATTGACGATTTCAGGTCTGCCATCCAATACGGCAATCATGTCCTCGATATCATGACTCAACAGATAGTCGCCTTTGCCTCGACCGTCAAAGGCTTCCAATTTAGTGCAAAGAAAATAGGGGGCAGAGACAAGGCGAATCTTTTGTCCAGATGGCAGTGTTCTGAGTTCAGCGTGTTCTACCGCTGATCCGTACCAACGATTACCGAATCCAAGGATACGGCTGTCGGTCGGCATCACATCAAGAATCACTTCATCAACAACCCAGCGACAGAGCGGGGCGCCATCGCTGGTATCTTCGCGAAAACCTTGCTTGCGTAATTTGACAGAGAAAAGTTGATAGGCGGCAAGCGTCGCGGCTTCAACAATTGTATCCACGTCCCTTGTGACCCGAAGCGGAGGAGCCGCCTCATCGGTGATCAACAGACCCGTCGCGCAGCCTCCCAGAAAGACCATCTCATCACTTAGTGCTCCCAGCCGCTCGACGGCCTGAGTGAGAATGTTTAGGTTTGGGTTTTGCTTCCTTTTCATAACGATTGAACCTCCTTGTCAATTCCTTTGCGGCGATACTCCGTTCCCTTGCTTTACCACCTCGTATCGCATCCACCAGTGCCAGCAACTCATAGAGTGCCGGGTCATTCCTTGACGCTACGGGTGCCGAGCGATAGAGGGGTGAAAAAATCATTCCACGTGCCTCACCTTCCGGATCAGGCCACACGGGTGGCGGCTCCTGGTCTGGCACAATCCTGTCCGAAAGGGGAGGGGCCGCGTGGGCGGTCGGCATGCCCCTGGTCATCTCTCCTCGCTCCGGAACAAATGCATAGCGGATACCGTGGATCAGAAACTCTTCCAGATTCCTGAAGTTTGGCTGGATAACCCGGTCGATATGTACAGCGAGTTGTGCCTTAAGTACGCGTTTGACAGCTCCATGGACCTCGGATGGGCTCATGCCCAGTTCGATGGCCAAGCGATTATAAGACCAGGACTGGTCACCGAGGGTGACCAGTTTCAGAAGTACCAGGATGTCTTGTGGTTTGAGTGGCATAATAATCATAATTCGCGAATCGCGAACAAAGAATAACAGAAAATCCAAAAAAAATATAGATTTCTATTTCAGAAGAGTTGTTATTATCGTTTTTTTTTCCACATTAGATTGTGATAACAGTGGTGTGTGGTGGGATGGGTGGATTTTATAGTTGATTGCTGATCAATGCAGACAACACTTCTTATAAATCTTGCCACTACCACAGGGACAGAGATCGTTGCGTCCCACCGGGGGTTGATCGTGGTTTGTGATCAGTTCCTCTTGGGGGACATCATCGCGCCGGGTCAGCCAGTAGGCGTGGATCTCCCGGGCGTTGGGGGCGATGGTCTTTTGGATGGTTTCGACCTCGTCATCGGTGTGGTCGTGGCCCTTCCAGTCGGTGACCGCGGTGAAGGAGAGGATCGGGTTCAGCAGGGTGGCGATCTCTTCGCCGCCGCTCTGCCACTGCTCGGAGGATAGCTGGGTGCCGCGCAGGTAGCCCTCGCACCACTCATCCACGATGACGTAGCTTCGGTCATCGAGGATGCGTTCCAGGTAGAGGGGTTCGAAGTCCTCGGGGTACTCCATCAGGGTCTGCACGATGCCGTTCATGTGGCGTATCAGGAGGGCCAGGACTTCACTGAAGTCCTCCTCGTTATCCCACTCCGGTTCGAAATCGCCCCACACCGAATCGAGCCACACCGATGGCGGGATGGTGACTGGTCCGCTGACGACGGCGGTGAGAAAGCCATCCAGGGTGGAGATGTCGAATATGCCTTCGTCCATCTCTTCCGTTATGAGGTGGTCGTCGATGCGATTCAGCAGGAATTGATCGAGTTGTTCGATCTCTTCCTCGTTCAGGGGGTGGTTTAGATCTTCCATGGTCTTCAGCCGATTGTGGTTTTTTTAGTCATATTGCTATTTTAGAGAACATGGATGGTTCGACTCAACCTCTCTGAAGGGGGGTTGTTCAGATGCAGGGGGGTATAGGTGCGACAAGCCGCACCTTTTGTGTCAAAGACTCTTTTCTGCCGGGGTGGGTTCGGCAACCGGATCGGTGAGATTGATCTTCACCAGGTTGAGGAACTGCTGGGTACAGGCCTCCCAGGAGTAGCCCTCGGCGAACGCACGGCAGCTTTTGCGATCCACCTCCAGGGCGTTGCTGACGGCGCTCTGCAGATCCTCGTCCATCCAGCCGTTGTTGCCGTTCTTGATCACATCCAGGGGGCCCTCCACCGGGTAGGTGGCGACGGGTACGCCGCAGGCCATGGCCTCCAGCATCACCAGGCCGAAGGTGTCGGTACGGCTGGGGAAGACCATCACATCGGCGGAGGCGAGGAGGCGGGCCAGATCGCCGTTTTTCCGATAGCCGAGAAACTGTGCCTGGGGATAGTCCTGCTTGAGGGAATCCAGGGCAGGGCCATCGCCGATCACCACCTTGCTGCCCGGCATCTTCAGGTCGAGAAAATCGGTGATGTTCTTCTCCACCGCCACCCGGCCCAGATACAGGGCGATGGGGTGGGGCAGGTCGAGTACCGGCTTGTCGATAGGAACGAAGTGTTCGATATCCACGCCGCGGGTCCAGTACTCCAGGTTCTTGAAGCCATGGGACTCCAGGGTCGTTTTCATGGAGCTGGTTGCCACCATGGTCAGGGTCGCCTTGCCGTGGAATGCCCTGACGAAGGCGTAGGAGAGGGACAGGGGAATCGGCGCGCGCAGTCTCACATACTCGGGGAAACGGGTGTGGTAGGTGGTGGTGTAGGGGTGGTTATGCTTGAGGCAATAGCGCCGACCCGCCCAACCCAGGGGGCCTTCGGTGGAGAGGTGAATGGCATCCGGTTGAAACTCGTCCAGGAGTTTTTTCACCCGGCCATAGGGGAACAGGGACAGGGGGATATCGGGGTAGGTCGGCATCGGCATGGTGCGGAACAGACCCGGATTGATACAGAGTATTTCATGTCCCCACTGTTTCAGCAGATTGATGGTTTTGTCGAGGGTGCGAACGACGCCGTTAACCTGTGGAAACCAGGCGTCTGTCACGATTGCAATGCGCATAGATTCTCTCTGTTTTTCATTTAACTTCACTAAGCAAGGTCTGATTAATCCGTCATTCCGGCATATGCCGGAATCCATGTGCTTGGTTTTCCTGGATCCCGGCATACGCCGGGATGACGAGAATGAGATTAATCAGAGGTTTTCTAAGCAACTTTACGTGCCTTGATGGGTTCGTTTTCCGCGACAACAGGGGCGGGATCGGGGACAGCGGTAGGTGTCGGTGATGGGGTGGTTTCAAGCAGCTGCATCGATTCCTCGACCCAGCGGATCAGTTTCAATGAACCGTCGGGCTCTTCGGCCAGGGCGGTGCAGCTCTCCACCCAGTCACCGCAGTTGGCGTAGGTGAGACCGTCCATGTCGCTGATCACCGCATGGTGGATATGGCCGCAGATGACCCCGTCCAGGTTGCGCTCGCGTACGGTGTGGATCACGGCCTGTTCGAAATTGCCGATATATTTCACCGCCTCTTTGACCTGGTTCTTGAGATAGGCGGAGAGGGACCAGTAGCCGAATCCCAGACGCCGGCGGGCCAGGTTGAACCAGCGGTTGAGCCACAACAGCAGGTCGTAGGCATCACTGCCGAGATGGGCCAGCCACTTGTTGTTCATCACCACCCCGTCGAACTCGTCGCCGTGGAGGATCAGGTAACGCCGATTGTCCTCGGTGGTGTGGATCACCTCTTTCTGGATCTCGATACCGGTGATATGGAAATTGAGATAATCACGCAACAGTTCATCGTGGTTACCGGGCACATACACCACCCGGGTGCCCCGCTTCGCCTTGGCGATGATCTGGTGAATGATCTCGTTGTTGATTGCGGGCCAATACCAACCGGAGCGCATCTTCCAGAAATCGAGAATATCTCCCACCAGATAGAGGTTGTCGCTATCGGTGTTTTTGAGGAAGTCGAGGAGATATTCGGTGCGGGAGGCGCGGAGGCCGAGGTGGGTATCGGATATGAAGAGACTCTTATAGCGCAGTGTCGTCATATACCTACTCTCATGTGCTTCATTGCCTGCGCACCATAGAGGCAGACTGTTGCATTTTCATTTGCGGAATATGATTTGTTTATTACATGGTCGATTTTTTATGCATAAGCTGTTAGAAATGCCGTCATGGATGAGAAACAACAACAAAATCCAGGCATCAAGCGTTTGGTGAATGCCCTGGGCTGGTCCATGAAGGGGCTGCGGGCCACATTCAAACATGAACAGGCGTTCAGGCAGGAAGTCTATCTGTTGATTGTGCTGGCCCCTTTGGGGCTATGGTTGGGTAACGACGGTGTGGAGCGGGCCCTGTTGCTGGCGCCGTTGTTGATCGTACTGATCGTGGAGCTGCTCAACAGTGCCGTGGAGAGCGTGGTCGACAGGATCAGTGATGAAAAGCATAAGCTGTCGGGGCGGGCCAAGGATCAGGGCTCGGCTTCGGTGTTGATATCCCTGGTGCTGGTGGGCTTGTGTTGGGGGCTGGTATTGATGAGTCATATTTAGACTATGTTCATTGTTAGACCTACCTAGAACGCTGGTAGGCGTCAGAGGATTGTCTTTCGCAGTAGCGGCAGGGATGCCGCGGTAGTTCCGTTAGGGCCTGTTAACACTAATCCAATGCGCCCTGTTGAACCTGAAAAAGCGCCAATCAAGGCGCGAGGAGAGAAGTTTGGTGATTCCAAATGAGCGACGAGCAACGACGAGTGGCGCTTTTTCAGGCTCAACCCGAAGGGCTGGGGCTGTTTTTGCGCCCAGCGGCGTTATCATTCGCTCATGTAGCCGTGCTACACGACGATCATTCTGCCTTGCTGGACACAAAAACAGCCCCAGCAGGACGTATTGGATTAGTGTTAACA comes from the Candidatus Thiodiazotropha sp. CDECU1 genome and includes:
- a CDS encoding UPF0149 family protein encodes the protein MEDLNHPLNEEEIEQLDQFLLNRIDDHLITEEMDEGIFDISTLDGFLTAVVSGPVTIPPSVWLDSVWGDFEPEWDNEEDFSEVLALLIRHMNGIVQTLMEYPEDFEPLYLERILDDRSYVIVDEWCEGYLRGTQLSSEQWQSGGEEIATLLNPILSFTAVTDWKGHDHTDDEVETIQKTIAPNAREIHAYWLTRRDDVPQEELITNHDQPPVGRNDLCPCGSGKIYKKCCLH
- a CDS encoding UDP-2,3-diacylglucosamine diphosphatase — translated: MTTLRYKSLFISDTHLGLRASRTEYLLDFLKNTDSDNLYLVGDILDFWKMRSGWYWPAINNEIIHQIIAKAKRGTRVVYVPGNHDELLRDYLNFHITGIEIQKEVIHTTEDNRRYLILHGDEFDGVVMNNKWLAHLGSDAYDLLLWLNRWFNLARRRLGFGYWSLSAYLKNQVKEAVKYIGNFEQAVIHTVRERNLDGVICGHIHHAVISDMDGLTYANCGDWVESCTALAEEPDGSLKLIRWVEESMQLLETTPSPTPTAVPDPAPVVAENEPIKARKVA
- a CDS encoding reverse transcriptase family protein, with product MSSLTTNLRLLALSVLAGAWDKPGLIERLEQALECSSSDAAQLASRLLFHFEAGQPPSRQRLMAFLANEVSLQQRFASPDAKPPRLVLDPPRMGRPPERLVTLPLPPLETRKDLAEWLGLFDHELAWFADLERRQCKVKESRLHHYRYRWIEKRSGELRLIEIPKPRIKAIQRRILGEILNRLPPHPAAHGFCRGRSTRSFVASHLGKPVLLRLDLKDFFHSVPVARIDALFRRVGYPANVAWLLQGLTTHTTSAALAGDAFESLPWQRRKRLTDKHLPQGAPSSPALANLCAWRFDCRLQGVADRFGLDYSRYADDLAFSGDRSLLRLAPFLQGLIGAIALEEGFEINQRKTRLRTQAQSQRLAGTVVNSKPNLPRKEFDRLKAILHNCIHHAPESQNREGVADFRAHLGGRVAYAVWLNPAKGVRLSHLWQRIQWPE
- a CDS encoding glycosyltransferase family 4 protein, coding for MRIAIVTDAWFPQVNGVVRTLDKTINLLKQWGHEILCINPGLFRTMPMPTYPDIPLSLFPYGRVKKLLDEFQPDAIHLSTEGPLGWAGRRYCLKHNHPYTTTYHTRFPEYVRLRAPIPLSLSYAFVRAFHGKATLTMVATSSMKTTLESHGFKNLEYWTRGVDIEHFVPIDKPVLDLPHPIALYLGRVAVEKNITDFLDLKMPGSKVVIGDGPALDSLKQDYPQAQFLGYRKNGDLARLLASADVMVFPSRTDTFGLVMLEAMACGVPVATYPVEGPLDVIKNGNNGWMDEDLQSAVSNALEVDRKSCRAFAEGYSWEACTQQFLNLVKINLTDPVAEPTPAEKSL
- a CDS encoding diacylglycerol kinase codes for the protein MDEKQQQNPGIKRLVNALGWSMKGLRATFKHEQAFRQEVYLLIVLAPLGLWLGNDGVERALLLAPLLIVLIVELLNSAVESVVDRISDEKHKLSGRAKDQGSASVLISLVLVGLCWGLVLMSHI